Within the Salvia hispanica cultivar TCC Black 2014 chromosome 4, UniMelb_Shisp_WGS_1.0, whole genome shotgun sequence genome, the region TTCTTTTTGGAAAGATGAATTTTTTATAGCAAATATTTTGAATGCAGAATATAATCAtagcattttttttggaaaagttATCGGGTGAAAGCTATTATTGTTTATCAGGCTTTTTGCGGGTCCGTATAGTTTAGCGGACTTTGAGAAAAAGCAAATTGATATCAAACATtggaataattaagaaattgagcTCTTTTCAGTGCTATTGAATGGCATCAAACGTACCCtaacatatttatatcttaaataaTAATTGGGCCTCATCGTATTACTTGAAGCCCATTAATATCATATTGGGCCGAAATTCAGAAAGTAAAAGCTAGACAACAATAAACTAGGttaatgtaaaaattaattaaatttaatttaatctcaataatacgtaaatcaattgaataaatCATAGCCTAATAAACTCCAGCTCAATTCTCACTCTTTTTTTAAGGTAGAAGCTAATTATCACTCAAAATCTCTAAATAGGTATAAcagatttttttataagttgCTTATTTAATGTAACACTCAAAATAGAAAGGATAAATTGTTAGAAAAACATAAGTTTTGGTCAACTTGGGTCAATCTATAACTCTTTAGTTGATGATTATATCATAACTTTGACACTTTTCTCGATTACCGCATTGGTTTAtggaaaattatatatatataagcttaatttatgtattctATGTTTTTCAAACTTAATTCTATGAGTTTCGTGAGCATTATACAAATATGATGAAAGTCATGAATTTCAGCTTCTACTTGATAGacaattttctcaaatttaacttaatagaacaattgagaaaatattaaagttaTAACGTAATCAATTCAATTGTATTCTAAAGATGCGGTATCTACAACTAATTTTCTTAGTTTTTACTTgcccaaataataataaaaaaatactagtagcaCTTAGCGATTCTATAGTATGATAGCATCTCCATAAGATGGAGATTCTATGCGAATCTACCAATATCAATAGAATGGATACAATCATTATCGCTTTActaatttatattcatataatatttttaaaaatattattataatataattagcttaattttagaattatgaatttgttttaTGCAAGAGCTTTAgttatattactatttattctaaaattaatataaaaaggtgATATATGCTTATCttaagttttttttactttaaatatttaagagttttggaaataaatttaaatatttatatattttaggcatgaatttgaatatttataaataactatcatgagtatttatttgaattacaaTGAATAACCGGCGGTTACAAATCTTAAATAGGATAATAAGcctttaacaaattttgtaacctctattgtcttaattttataattaccTAAGTTGACAACATACGAAACTTAAGAATATCCATCTGGGGTGTGATAATATGACAATTGTTCACATGCTTAATGAGAAAGAAGCCAATTTTCTAGATCGATATCCTCTTCTttgtaacaaaaaattataaatatttactactatgcgttgattaaattattgtctcaattttatattaaaagttaattaaagtaaattttgctaaatttataaaaatagatagtGGTGTGTGGAGCCAtttattgttcatttttatcttattttttttcgtatCAAAATAAAGGTGGTCTAAATGGTCATAATTGGGAAATATAAATGGGAACCCAAATGCCCCACTAatgaattctaattttatgttgGAAAAAGCTTAATGtagttttaatatttaaatatcgAATAAGGTGGGATTCGTGTGGAATGCACACtcctttcatattttatatttgttaaaagtaattaaataatttattttcttcattagtGCTTTCCTCTTCATCAATCCATTCCAATCGTTATTGGCTCCTAAGAAAGTGGATAAGTTAGGTATGCATATTTCTACTtctatatagtactatgtcGTAATTAGTTATGGAAAATAAAtcgaaaattatttgactCCCAAAAAAGCAAGAAAACCATGTACTTTCTAtagatttgtttgttttgcaattcattttttaataaaaaaaataactgaCCAATATTTTCTATGGACTATGTATAACTAACTATAACTAGATCATACTATAATTCCTAAGTAGATGGAACACACATGGTCAATTAGGTTTGTAGTTGTTTCTTAACTAACATGCTATTTCTAAAGTATTATGAACTTCTTCGTAATGGTGACCTTCGTTGTATACTCATTTCtgcaaatttaatcataaaaaattgtgattaattttttttaagccATTGCATGGTTAATAAGATATATTCGAAATAGAAAgactttccaaaatttgagttaatctaaaattattattataaaatgggTTATTCTTTGCTtggttgaaaatatcaacaaccggatttttttttctttgcgGGATAATTgcaaatgaatttaaatttctaatttttaaactaATTATTAATGCGGTGTGGACTAGAATTTAACCgaacttcataatttttccaataatTTGAGAAACTATAAATGTATGCATGCTTTCCTCATGATGTCCATCAGAAATCAATTTCTGGTGCAACTGCCTCATAAAAATTGCATCACTAGTATGCTTCAATATCCACAATTCAAGGCTTTTTATAAGGAAAAAGTACTCCGTATATGGTTAGTTCTATTGTCATTTACGCAAGTAGATtgctttatttctttataagtttatagttatttagtattccctccgttccatagtaataggggcgtttttccatttccgtccgttccatagtaatagagtcatttccctttttagtaaaagtcaacacaatttttcttaatctccgtaccgaaaagttttgcctccattactatggaacggagggagtactaattataGTTAATAtggtgtattaaaatttaaaattataaacggACTAATTAATCATAgtcttaattaaatatatattgtgatCTTTCTTATTTATCATCTAGAATTAAGATAATTGATACATTGATTATATATAAGGATGTAATCGTTAGGattgaaatattgattatatataaggacttaggggtgcgttatattgctaactatttaagttgctaactctgctaacttATCAATGCAGCGTATTataaatgtcaacacggtgacattaaaatgtcaacacataatatcaacacattatattaaagttcaacaaaatcatgtgttgacattttaatatcatcgtgttgacatttttaacacattgcattgatgagttaacaacttaagaaaattagcaattgatcacacccctaTGTAATCGTTAGATTTCGTGTTCTAACATCTCTCAACTTATTCTTAATATACGCTAcaataaatttacataattactcattatatttgaagatttttcAATAGATTACATTCCAACTAACTAACTTCATCTTCGTTTTATTTTACCACTTCATCCATCATTACTACGTACAGACGTACAGTAACAGTATGTATGAATTTCATCACAAATGCCATactaaaaataactaaacaaTGATACTACTAGTTTATCAATACGTACAATAAATTGATGCACGAAACTCCCTTCGTCCTTAGGTAGTAGTACAATACATTGTCCATATTTTGAGTATAGTAGATGACATCCCTTAACTCATGATTAATTGTAACACGTCCAGTAATAATTTTTCGACCGCCATGTCAAATACGATTTCATCAATTATTTCGTGACGCGAACAAATTCAAACCTCATGATTCATCTGACTGATTTTCAAAGTTGCGTAGCTAATCAGAATGGTCCAAAATACCATTAGATTTTGTCAATTTGGGACTTTGTAAGATGAAATATCTTATTCCATTAATTACAAAGGTGGAGATGACTAATCCCATGATCTCCTCATCTATAAATAACCATTTGTTGGAGGCGTGTGTCCACCACACTCTCCTTTGCTTACTCCATCACAACACAAAATTCAGTTAACTCCATTTTTTTGTTCCATGGCTTCTTCCAAGCTCCCCACCGCCCCGGCCCCGGCGCCCCTCGACGTCGAAAACCTCGAGGAATTCGACTACTCCACGCGCTCCCAGTGGCTCCGCGCGGCCGTCCTCGGCGCCAACGACGGCCTCGTCTCCACCGCCTCCCTCATGATGGGCGTCGGCGCCGTCAAGCAGGACGTCAAGGCGATGATTCTCACCGGCTTCGCCGGCCTCGTCGCCGGCGCCTGCTCCATGGCCATCGGCGAGTTCGTCTCCGTCTACTCCCAGCGCGACATCGAGCTAGCTCAGATGAAGCGCGACTCGGCCGGAGAGGAAAGCCGGGAGGGGCTGCCGAAGCCGAtgcaggcggcggcggcctCGGCGCTGGCGTTCTCCGTCGGGGCGATGGTGCCGCTGC harbors:
- the LOC125222432 gene encoding vacuolar iron transporter homolog 4-like, coding for MASSKLPTAPAPAPLDVENLEEFDYSTRSQWLRAAVLGANDGLVSTASLMMGVGAVKQDVKAMILTGFAGLVAGACSMAIGEFVSVYSQRDIELAQMKRDSAGEESREGLPKPMQAAAASALAFSVGAMVPLLAASFVREYRVRVGVVVAAVTVALVVFGWLGAVLGRAPVARSAARVLVGGWLAMAVTFGLTKLIGSKGL